A single Stutzerimonas stutzeri DNA region contains:
- a CDS encoding N-acetylglutaminylglutamine amidotransferase, translated as MCGIAGELRFDNQAADLAAVERITQHLASRGPDACGFNSQGPLAFGHRRLKIMDLCEASGQPMIDSALGLSMVFNGAIYNYPELRAELEALGYSFFSSGDTEVLLKGFHAWGEALLPRLNGMFAFAIWQRDTQELFIARDRLGIKPLYFSRTAERLRFASALPALLKGGDIAGVLNPVALNHYMSFHAVVPAPDTLIAGIEKLPPGTYMRVDASGKTHQHRWWQLEFGAREEERQYTFEDWQERTLAALRESVALRQRAAVDVGVLLSGGVDSSLLVGLLREAGAADNLLTFSIGFEDAGGERGDEFKYSDLIAEHYQTRHHQLRIQEKEILERLPAAFQAMSEPMVSHDCIAFYLLSREVSKHCKVVQSGQGADELFAGYHWYPQVDGAQDPAAAYLAAFRDRSYEEYAETLQQQWVKGDFSGDFVRQHFAQPGADAAVDKALRIDSTVMLVDDPVKRVDNMTMAWGLEARVPFLDHNVAELSARIPAKYKLPDGGKYVLKEAARKVIPAAVIDRPKGYFPVPGLKHLQGETLNWVRELLTDPSQDRGLYNPAMLDRLFNDPEGQLTPLRGSKLWQLAALNLWLSEQGL; from the coding sequence ATGTGTGGCATAGCTGGCGAACTTCGCTTCGATAATCAGGCGGCCGATCTGGCCGCCGTTGAACGCATCACCCAACACCTCGCTTCGCGCGGCCCCGACGCGTGCGGCTTCAATAGCCAGGGGCCTCTGGCATTCGGCCACCGTCGCCTGAAAATCATGGATCTGTGCGAGGCCTCTGGCCAGCCGATGATCGACTCCGCGCTGGGCCTTTCGATGGTCTTCAACGGCGCCATCTACAACTACCCCGAACTGCGCGCTGAACTGGAAGCGCTGGGCTACAGCTTCTTCTCCAGCGGCGACACCGAAGTGCTGCTCAAGGGCTTTCATGCCTGGGGCGAGGCCCTGCTACCGCGCCTGAACGGCATGTTTGCCTTCGCCATCTGGCAGCGCGACACGCAGGAGCTCTTCATCGCCCGCGACCGTCTGGGCATCAAGCCGCTGTATTTCTCCAGGACCGCCGAGCGCCTGCGCTTCGCCTCCGCGCTGCCAGCCCTGCTCAAGGGCGGCGATATCGCCGGTGTGCTGAACCCGGTGGCGCTCAACCATTACATGAGTTTTCACGCCGTGGTTCCGGCGCCGGACACGCTGATCGCCGGCATCGAGAAACTGCCGCCAGGCACTTACATGCGCGTCGATGCCAGCGGCAAGACCCACCAGCATCGCTGGTGGCAACTGGAATTCGGCGCGCGTGAGGAAGAACGGCAATACACGTTCGAGGACTGGCAGGAGCGCACGCTGGCAGCGTTGCGCGAGTCGGTGGCGCTGCGTCAGCGGGCCGCGGTCGATGTCGGCGTCCTGCTCTCCGGGGGCGTCGATTCCAGCCTGCTGGTTGGCTTGCTCCGGGAAGCGGGTGCAGCGGACAACCTGTTGACCTTCTCCATCGGCTTCGAGGATGCCGGCGGCGAACGCGGTGACGAGTTCAAGTATTCCGACCTGATCGCCGAGCATTACCAGACACGCCACCATCAGTTGCGCATTCAGGAAAAGGAAATCCTCGAACGGCTGCCCGCGGCATTCCAGGCGATGAGCGAACCGATGGTCAGCCATGACTGCATCGCCTTCTACTTGTTGTCGCGCGAGGTCTCCAAGCACTGCAAGGTGGTGCAGAGCGGCCAGGGCGCCGATGAGCTGTTCGCCGGTTACCACTGGTATCCGCAGGTCGACGGCGCGCAGGACCCGGCTGCCGCCTATCTCGCGGCCTTTCGCGACCGCAGCTATGAGGAGTACGCCGAGACCCTGCAACAACAGTGGGTCAAGGGCGACTTCTCCGGCGACTTCGTGCGTCAGCACTTCGCACAGCCTGGCGCTGACGCGGCGGTGGACAAGGCGCTGCGTATCGATAGCACCGTGATGCTGGTGGACGACCCGGTCAAGCGCGTCGACAACATGACCATGGCTTGGGGCCTTGAGGCACGAGTGCCGTTCCTCGATCACAACGTCGCCGAGCTGTCTGCGCGCATCCCGGCCAAGTACAAACTGCCCGACGGCGGCAAGTACGTGCTCAAGGAAGCCGCGCGCAAGGTGATTCCCGCTGCGGTGATCGACCGGCCGAAAGGCTACTTCCCAGTCCCCGGACTCAAGCACCTGCAAGGCGAAACGCTCAATTGGGTGCGCGAACTGCTGACCGACCCGAGCCAGGATCGCGGCCTGTACAACCCGGCGATGCTCGACAGGCTGTTCAACGACCCCGAAGGCCAGTTGACGCCGCTACGCGGATCGAAACTCTGGCAACTGGCGGCACTCAACCTATGGTTGAGCGAACAAGGCCTATGA
- the mnmC gene encoding bifunctional tRNA (5-methylaminomethyl-2-thiouridine)(34)-methyltransferase MnmD/FAD-dependent 5-carboxymethylaminomethyl-2-thiouridine(34) oxidoreductase MnmC codes for MPAHVTTGFQHAELDWDENGQPQSRLYGDVYFSRVSGMAETAHVFLQPNRLAERFAALRGAADFVIGETGFGTGLNFLSAWALFERSAPAGARLQFISVEKHPLTREDLQRALALWPELDAQSAQLLDQYVAINPGFQQLRFGRVVLTLLVGDALECLASLDARIDAWFLDGFAPAKNPDMWQPSLFAHLARLSASGTTLATFTSAGSVRRGLTDAGFEIKRIPGFGDKWESLQGRLLRAPEAFAMPWYARPAHRPTQRKALVIGAGLAGCASAASLAARGWQVTVLERHGDVAQEGSGNPQGVLYLKLSAHGTALSQLVVSGFGYTRRLLQNLQRGRDWDACGVLQIAFDDKESTRQMALADAFSPSLLRAVKRQEAEQLAGVTLDDGGLFYPDAGWVHPPALCRWMLEGPGIELLRHRQALELRRVGDCWQALNGTRVLAEAPVVVLAGAADVANFSHSAWLPLKRIRGQISGLPATERSGALRTVLCAKGYVAPSRDGLHTLGASFNFADGDPSPSAAEHQANLDMLMEISADLFQRLQAGARSTDQLQGRVAFRCTSPDYLPIVGPLADAVPFAEAYAVLGKDARQVPDTPCPWLDGLYVNTAHGSRGVITAPLCGELLAAWIDGEPLPVPRAIAEACHPNRFLLRKIIRRAD; via the coding sequence ATGCCCGCCCACGTTACCACCGGATTCCAGCACGCCGAACTCGACTGGGACGAGAACGGCCAGCCGCAATCACGACTGTATGGCGATGTGTATTTCTCACGCGTTTCCGGTATGGCGGAAACCGCGCATGTGTTCCTGCAACCGAACCGACTCGCCGAGCGTTTCGCCGCGTTGCGCGGTGCGGCGGACTTCGTCATCGGCGAAACGGGCTTTGGCACCGGGCTGAATTTCCTCAGCGCCTGGGCGCTGTTCGAACGTAGCGCTCCGGCGGGCGCCAGGCTGCAGTTCATCAGCGTCGAGAAGCACCCGCTGACCCGAGAGGATCTTCAACGCGCGTTGGCCTTGTGGCCTGAGTTGGACGCCCAGTCAGCGCAGTTGCTGGACCAGTACGTGGCGATCAATCCCGGCTTCCAGCAGCTTCGCTTCGGCCGCGTGGTGCTCACGCTGTTGGTGGGCGATGCGCTCGAATGCCTGGCCAGCCTGGATGCCAGGATCGACGCCTGGTTCCTCGACGGCTTCGCCCCGGCCAAAAATCCGGACATGTGGCAACCCTCGCTTTTTGCGCACCTGGCGCGCCTGTCCGCCTCCGGCACGACCTTGGCGACCTTCACCAGCGCCGGCAGCGTGCGCCGAGGCCTGACGGACGCAGGTTTCGAAATCAAGCGAATCCCGGGCTTCGGCGACAAATGGGAGAGCTTGCAGGGGCGGCTGCTCCGTGCGCCGGAGGCCTTCGCCATGCCGTGGTACGCACGCCCCGCGCATAGGCCGACGCAACGCAAGGCGCTGGTGATCGGCGCCGGGCTGGCGGGTTGCGCAAGTGCCGCAAGCCTGGCGGCTCGTGGCTGGCAGGTGACCGTGTTGGAGCGCCACGGCGACGTCGCTCAGGAAGGCTCCGGCAACCCGCAGGGCGTGCTCTACCTGAAGCTGTCGGCGCACGGCACGGCGCTCTCGCAACTGGTGGTCAGTGGCTTCGGCTATACGCGCCGCTTGCTGCAGAACCTGCAGCGGGGGCGGGACTGGGACGCGTGCGGCGTATTGCAGATTGCCTTCGACGACAAGGAATCCACGCGACAAATGGCCCTCGCCGATGCCTTTTCGCCCAGCCTGCTGCGCGCCGTGAAGCGCCAGGAAGCCGAGCAGTTGGCCGGGGTGACACTGGACGACGGTGGCCTGTTCTACCCGGACGCCGGCTGGGTCCATCCGCCGGCCCTGTGCAGGTGGATGCTCGAAGGGCCCGGCATCGAATTGCTCAGGCATCGACAAGCCCTCGAGCTACGCCGCGTCGGCGACTGCTGGCAGGCATTGAATGGCACGCGAGTGCTGGCCGAAGCGCCGGTGGTTGTGCTGGCGGGCGCCGCCGATGTGGCGAATTTCAGCCACAGCGCGTGGCTACCGCTCAAGCGCATCCGCGGCCAGATCAGCGGGCTTCCGGCCACCGAGCGAAGCGGCGCCTTGCGCACCGTGCTCTGCGCCAAAGGCTACGTCGCCCCTTCGCGCGATGGGCTGCATACCCTTGGCGCAAGCTTCAATTTCGCCGACGGCGACCCGTCGCCCAGCGCAGCTGAACATCAGGCGAATCTGGACATGCTGATGGAGATATCGGCCGATCTGTTTCAGCGGTTGCAGGCCGGTGCGCGTTCGACCGATCAGTTGCAGGGCCGCGTCGCCTTTCGCTGCACCAGCCCGGACTACCTGCCGATCGTCGGTCCTTTGGCCGACGCCGTGCCGTTCGCCGAGGCCTATGCCGTGCTCGGCAAGGACGCTCGCCAAGTACCCGATACGCCCTGCCCCTGGCTGGACGGGCTTTACGTCAATACCGCCCATGGTTCGCGTGGCGTGATCACCGCCCCGCTGTGCGGCGAGTTGCTGGCCGCCTGGATCGATGGCGAGCCATTACCCGTGCCACGCGCCATCGCCGAGGCGTGCCATCCGAATCGGTTCCTGTTGCGCAAGATCATTCGCCGAGCGGACTGA
- a CDS encoding DUF1127 domain-containing protein — protein MKSHAQVLDSLHLAANRRTAMAAFLRACWQRVGRWHALYRQRRQLAALSDEMLEDLGLSRADIETEASRPFWDDPRRDG, from the coding sequence ATGAAAAGCCATGCTCAGGTTCTCGATTCCCTTCATCTCGCCGCCAACCGCAGGACAGCGATGGCCGCTTTTTTACGGGCCTGCTGGCAGCGAGTCGGCCGCTGGCACGCGCTGTACCGGCAACGCCGGCAGCTCGCCGCCCTGAGCGATGAAATGCTCGAGGATCTCGGACTGAGCCGTGCGGATATCGAAACGGAAGCGAGCCGGCCGTTCTGGGACGACCCGCGGCGGGACGGGTGA
- a CDS encoding LysR substrate-binding domain-containing protein, producing MANYPSIDAELLRSFVAIADHGGFTRAADAVNRTQSAISMQMKRLEEDVLQRALFERNGRQVRLTAEGQVLLGYARRILKLHGEVLTTFREPHMVGSVRIGTPDDYVMRFLPGILSRFAQAYPLVQVELHCEPSFQLLQRSDLDLTIVTREPGAEIGQLLRRERVVWAEAPGFNIHEQRPVPLAVFNAECFCRAWACNALDSLEIPYRVAYTSPSLSALMAVVNAGLAVTAQMQSLLAPDMRQLGEAEGFPELPISSIVLLRNEHRRSQVSETLAEHIVEGFRL from the coding sequence ATGGCCAACTATCCCAGTATCGATGCGGAGCTGCTGCGCAGCTTCGTCGCCATTGCCGACCATGGTGGGTTCACCCGCGCAGCCGATGCGGTCAATCGCACCCAGTCGGCTATCAGCATGCAAATGAAACGGCTCGAGGAAGATGTCCTGCAGCGCGCGCTGTTCGAGCGCAATGGGCGGCAGGTCCGCCTGACCGCGGAGGGTCAAGTGCTGCTTGGCTACGCCCGGCGCATCCTCAAGCTGCACGGCGAAGTGCTGACCACGTTCCGCGAGCCGCACATGGTTGGATCGGTGCGCATCGGCACCCCGGACGACTATGTCATGCGCTTTCTACCCGGCATTCTGTCGCGCTTCGCCCAGGCCTACCCGCTGGTGCAGGTCGAACTGCATTGCGAGCCGTCGTTTCAACTGCTGCAGCGCAGCGATCTGGATCTGACCATCGTCACCCGCGAGCCGGGTGCCGAGATCGGTCAACTGCTGCGCCGTGAGCGTGTGGTCTGGGCCGAGGCGCCGGGCTTCAATATCCACGAGCAACGGCCCGTGCCGCTGGCCGTGTTCAATGCCGAGTGCTTCTGCCGAGCCTGGGCCTGCAACGCACTGGACAGTCTGGAGATTCCCTATCGAGTCGCCTACACCAGTCCGAGCCTGTCGGCCTTGATGGCGGTGGTCAATGCCGGCCTGGCGGTCACGGCACAGATGCAAAGCCTGCTGGCACCCGACATGCGTCAGCTGGGTGAGGCCGAGGGGTTTCCAGAGTTGCCGATAAGCAGCATCGTACTGCTGCGCAACGAGCACAGGCGGTCGCAGGTCAGCGAGACATTGGCCGAGCATATCGTCGAAGGTTTCCGCCTCTGA
- the pap gene encoding polyphosphate:AMP phosphotransferase has product MFESAEIGHTIDKATYDAEVPVLREALLEAQYRLREQARFPVLILINGIEGAGKGETIKLLNEWMDPRLIRVDSFDVPTDEELSHPLAWRYWRRLPPKGQTGIFFGNWYSKMLEDRVHGRTGKSELELAIDRAQRLERMFCKEGMLIFKFWFHLSKKQMMKRLDSLRDDPLHSWRISPLDWQQSKTYDRFVKYGELILRRSSRDFAPWYVIEGSDERYRSLTAGRLLLEGLNAALEAGDEQPLQPHAAPVELHTDRMSLLGSLDLDQKLDKDAYKDQLVQEQARLSRLLRDHRLRKRGVVALFEGHDAAGKGSAIRRVTGALDPRLYRTVQVAAPSEDERAQPWLWRFWRNVPARGEFTIFDRSWYGRVLVERVEGFCSPDEWLRAYSEINDFEEQLVEAGVVVVKFWLSIDQNTQLERFKEREDTPHKRFKITDEDWRNRARWDDYGHAVADMVDRTSTGLAPWTLVEANDKRFARVKVLRTLNDALEAAIG; this is encoded by the coding sequence ATGTTCGAATCCGCGGAAATCGGCCATACGATCGACAAGGCGACCTACGACGCCGAGGTTCCTGTGCTGCGCGAAGCGTTGCTCGAAGCGCAGTATCGGCTGAGAGAGCAGGCGCGTTTTCCGGTGTTGATCCTCATCAACGGCATCGAAGGCGCAGGCAAGGGCGAGACGATCAAACTGCTCAATGAGTGGATGGACCCACGGCTGATCCGCGTCGACAGCTTCGATGTGCCTACCGATGAGGAATTATCCCACCCGCTGGCCTGGCGCTATTGGCGCCGCTTGCCGCCCAAGGGCCAGACCGGGATTTTCTTCGGTAACTGGTACAGCAAGATGCTCGAGGACCGGGTTCATGGGCGGACGGGTAAATCCGAGCTGGAACTGGCCATTGATCGCGCCCAGCGCCTGGAGCGGATGTTCTGCAAGGAAGGCATGCTGATCTTCAAATTCTGGTTCCACCTGTCCAAGAAACAGATGATGAAACGCCTGGATTCGCTGCGGGACGATCCCTTGCACAGTTGGCGGATCAGCCCGTTGGATTGGCAGCAATCGAAGACCTACGATCGGTTCGTCAAATACGGGGAACTGATCCTGCGACGCAGCAGCCGGGACTTCGCCCCCTGGTACGTTATCGAGGGAAGTGACGAGCGCTATCGCAGCCTGACCGCCGGGCGGCTGTTGCTCGAAGGGCTCAACGCCGCACTGGAGGCCGGCGATGAGCAGCCGCTACAACCGCACGCCGCGCCGGTCGAGCTGCACACGGACCGCATGAGCCTGCTCGGTAGCCTCGATCTCGACCAGAAGCTGGACAAGGACGCCTACAAGGATCAGCTGGTGCAGGAGCAGGCGCGTTTATCGCGACTGTTGCGCGACCACCGTCTGCGCAAGCGTGGCGTAGTGGCCCTGTTCGAAGGCCACGATGCGGCCGGCAAGGGCAGCGCCATCCGTCGCGTCACCGGCGCGCTGGACCCACGTCTTTATCGCACCGTGCAGGTTGCCGCGCCCAGCGAGGACGAACGGGCCCAGCCCTGGTTGTGGCGTTTCTGGCGTAACGTGCCGGCGCGCGGCGAATTCACCATTTTCGACCGCTCCTGGTACGGCCGCGTGCTGGTCGAACGGGTCGAGGGTTTCTGCAGCCCCGACGAGTGGCTGCGCGCCTACAGCGAAATCAACGATTTCGAGGAGCAGCTCGTGGAGGCCGGCGTGGTGGTGGTCAAGTTCTGGTTGTCGATCGACCAGAACACACAGCTCGAGCGTTTCAAGGAACGTGAAGATACGCCCCACAAGCGATTCAAGATTACCGACGAGGACTGGCGCAACCGTGCCAGATGGGACGATTACGGCCATGCGGTGGCCGACATGGTCGACCGTACGAGTACCGGGCTGGCGCCCTGGACACTGGTCGAGGCCAATGACAAGCGCTTCGCCAGGGTCAAGGTCCTGCGCACCCTCAACGACGCGCTGGAAGCCGCCATCGGTTGA
- a CDS encoding DUF2059 domain-containing protein, which translates to MVMLAAPANADSSHEAQAERFLELVNADRIAVPVYAQVQQMFAERFAQTQAPESKRALLESYQSRADAALDKAIGWEQVKPDLVVLYTEAFSEQELDRLNEFYESALGKKMLAQLPQLNARSAQVTQAKLESAVPQVNKLLAEMTAELDTQKKP; encoded by the coding sequence ATGGTGATGCTGGCAGCGCCTGCCAACGCCGACAGCAGCCACGAGGCCCAGGCCGAACGCTTCCTTGAGCTGGTCAATGCCGACCGCATCGCAGTACCGGTATATGCCCAGGTGCAGCAGATGTTTGCCGAGCGGTTTGCCCAGACCCAGGCGCCTGAGAGCAAGCGAGCGCTGCTGGAGAGTTACCAGTCAAGGGCCGACGCGGCGCTCGATAAGGCGATTGGCTGGGAGCAGGTCAAGCCCGACCTCGTGGTGTTGTACACCGAGGCGTTCAGCGAACAGGAACTCGATCGTCTCAATGAATTCTACGAGTCTGCCCTGGGCAAGAAGATGCTCGCTCAACTGCCGCAGCTGAACGCGCGCTCGGCCCAGGTGACGCAGGCCAAGCTGGAAAGCGCCGTGCCTCAGGTGAACAAGCTACTGGCCGAGATGACGGCCGAACTCGATACCCAGAAGAAGCCTTGA
- a CDS encoding class II fumarate hydratase translates to MTRTETDSLGPVEVPEQAYWGAQTQRSLVNFAIGDQRMPLAVCHALALIKKAAARVNDRIGDLPPDIARLIEQAADEILHGQHDDQFPLVVWQTGSGTQSNMNVNEVIAGRANELAGGARGGKSPVHPNDHVNRAQSSNDCFPTAMHIAIARAVHHDLLPAIAELSGGIAEQAARHGQLVKTGRTHMMDATPVTFGQELSAFVAQLDIAEQAIRHTLPAIFELAQGGTAVGTGLNAPHGFAEAIAAELAALSGLPFVSAPNKFAALSGHEPLVALSGALKALATALMKIANDLRLLGSGPRGGFAEVRLPANEPGSSIMPGKVNPTQCEALSMLACQVMGNDVTVGFAASQGHLQLNVFKPVIVHNLLESIRLLADGCRNFNSHCIVGLEPDAARMAEHLERGLMLVTALNPHIGYDKAAEIAKKAYAQGSTLREAALELGYLTDEQFDQWVRPETMLESSRS, encoded by the coding sequence ATGACACGCACCGAAACCGATAGCCTGGGCCCAGTGGAAGTGCCCGAACAGGCTTACTGGGGCGCGCAGACCCAGCGCTCGCTGGTCAACTTCGCCATTGGCGATCAACGCATGCCGCTCGCCGTATGCCATGCATTGGCCCTTATCAAGAAAGCCGCGGCCCGAGTCAACGACCGTATCGGCGACTTGCCGCCCGACATTGCACGATTGATCGAGCAGGCCGCCGATGAAATCCTCCATGGTCAGCACGACGACCAGTTCCCGCTGGTGGTCTGGCAGACCGGCAGCGGGACCCAGAGCAACATGAACGTCAATGAGGTGATCGCCGGACGTGCCAACGAACTGGCCGGCGGCGCTCGCGGCGGCAAAAGCCCCGTGCATCCCAACGACCACGTCAACCGCGCGCAGAGCTCCAACGATTGCTTCCCGACGGCGATGCACATTGCCATCGCCCGCGCCGTGCATCACGACCTGCTGCCAGCCATTGCCGAGCTGTCCGGCGGCATCGCCGAGCAGGCGGCGCGGCACGGCCAACTGGTCAAGACCGGCCGTACCCACATGATGGACGCGACACCGGTAACCTTCGGCCAGGAGCTTTCGGCCTTCGTCGCCCAGTTGGACATCGCCGAACAGGCGATTCGCCATACCCTGCCTGCGATATTCGAGTTGGCCCAGGGCGGTACGGCGGTCGGCACCGGCCTTAATGCGCCCCACGGGTTCGCCGAAGCGATCGCCGCCGAGCTCGCGGCGCTGTCCGGCCTGCCGTTCGTTTCCGCACCGAACAAGTTCGCAGCGCTGTCCGGGCATGAACCGCTGGTCGCCCTTTCCGGTGCGCTGAAAGCCCTCGCCACGGCACTGATGAAAATCGCCAATGACCTGCGCCTGCTGGGTTCCGGGCCGCGCGGCGGGTTCGCCGAAGTACGCCTGCCCGCCAACGAGCCGGGCAGCTCGATCATGCCGGGCAAGGTCAACCCGACCCAGTGCGAGGCGTTGTCGATGCTCGCGTGCCAGGTGATGGGCAACGACGTGACCGTGGGCTTCGCCGCCAGCCAGGGGCATTTGCAGCTCAACGTGTTCAAACCGGTGATCGTGCATAACCTGCTGGAGTCGATCCGGTTGTTGGCCGACGGCTGCCGCAATTTCAACAGCCACTGCATCGTCGGCCTGGAGCCTGACGCCGCACGCATGGCCGAACATCTCGAACGTGGCCTTATGCTGGTGACCGCGCTCAATCCCCATATCGGCTATGACAAGGCGGCGGAGATTGCCAAGAAGGCCTACGCGCAGGGCAGTACCTTGCGTGAGGCGGCACTGGAACTGGGCTATCTGACCGACGAGCAGTTCGATCAGTGGGTGCGACCCGAAACCATGCTCGAATCCAGTCGCAGTTGA
- a CDS encoding thiolase family protein, with amino-acid sequence MREVVIVDSVRTGLAKSFRGKFNMTRPDDMAAHCVNALLSRNNLDPKLVEDCIVGAGSNEGAQGYNIGRNVAVLSNLGIQCAGMTLNRFCSSGLQSIAIAANQIASGCSDIIVAGGVESITMTAKSKNTDNLYNPILQERVPGLYHSMGQTAELVARRYNVTREQQDLYSLQSQQRTARAQAEGLFQDEIVPMNVRYFTEDKNTGERTEHEGVVDRDDCNRPDTTLESLSGLKPVFAEDGSVTAGNASQLSDGASMTLVMSLDKALELGLTPRAFFRGFTVAGCEPEEMGIGPVFSVPRLLKAKGLQVSDIDLWELNEAFASQCLYCRDTLQIDNEKFNVNGGSISIGHPFGMTGSRTAGHIIRELQRRNLRYGVVTMCVGGGMGASGLFEAVR; translated from the coding sequence ATGCGTGAAGTAGTGATCGTCGACAGCGTACGGACCGGCCTGGCCAAGTCCTTCCGCGGCAAGTTCAACATGACCCGGCCGGATGACATGGCGGCCCATTGCGTCAATGCGCTGCTGTCGCGCAACAACCTGGACCCCAAGCTCGTGGAGGACTGCATCGTAGGTGCCGGCTCCAACGAAGGGGCACAGGGGTACAACATCGGCCGTAACGTCGCGGTGCTGTCGAATCTCGGCATCCAGTGCGCAGGCATGACGCTCAACCGATTCTGCTCGTCCGGTCTGCAATCGATCGCCATCGCCGCCAACCAGATCGCATCCGGTTGTAGCGACATCATCGTCGCAGGCGGTGTCGAATCGATCACCATGACCGCCAAGAGCAAGAACACCGACAACCTTTACAACCCCATCCTGCAGGAGCGGGTGCCTGGGCTCTATCACAGCATGGGCCAGACCGCGGAGCTGGTGGCCCGCCGCTACAACGTGACGCGCGAGCAACAGGACCTCTACTCACTGCAGAGCCAGCAACGCACCGCGCGCGCGCAGGCCGAAGGGCTGTTCCAGGACGAAATCGTGCCGATGAACGTCCGCTATTTCACTGAGGACAAGAACACCGGCGAGCGCACCGAGCATGAAGGCGTGGTCGATCGTGACGATTGCAATCGTCCCGACACCACGCTCGAAAGCCTGTCGGGTCTCAAGCCGGTCTTCGCTGAAGACGGCTCGGTCACCGCCGGCAACGCCTCGCAGTTGTCCGATGGCGCCTCGATGACGCTGGTGATGAGCCTGGACAAGGCCCTGGAGCTGGGCCTCACGCCACGTGCGTTCTTCAGGGGGTTCACCGTCGCAGGCTGCGAGCCGGAGGAAATGGGCATCGGTCCGGTCTTCTCGGTACCGCGTCTGCTCAAGGCCAAGGGCCTGCAGGTCAGCGATATCGATCTGTGGGAGCTCAACGAGGCCTTCGCTTCGCAGTGCCTGTACTGCCGCGACACCCTGCAGATCGATAACGAAAAGTTCAACGTCAACGGCGGCTCGATTTCCATCGGTCACCCGTTCGGCATGACCGGATCGCGTACGGCAGGCCACATCATTCGTGAGCTGCAGCGGCGCAACCTGCGTTACGGCGTGGTGACCATGTGCGTGGGTGGCGGCATGGGGGCGTCGGGCTTGTTCGAGGCGGTACGCTAA